One segment of Alnus glutinosa chromosome 2, dhAlnGlut1.1, whole genome shotgun sequence DNA contains the following:
- the LOC133860973 gene encoding putative calcium-binding protein CML19 has product MDKRTQLYERVFEHFDNNGDGNISPSELQQCVGAISGGELSLAEAEAVVELHDSNGDGLLGLEDFLRLVEGGEEEEKVNDLREAFKMYEMDGCGSITPKSLRRMLSRLGESKSIDECTTMIAQFDLNGDGVLNFDEFRTMML; this is encoded by the coding sequence ATGGATAAACGCACTCAATTATATGAGCGTGTGTTCGAGCACTTTGACAACAACGGAGACGGTAACATATCACCCTCTGAGCTGCAACAATGTGTCGGGGCAATAAGCGGCGGGGAGCTTTCGCTAGCAGAGGCAGAGGCAGTGGTGGAATTGCACGACTCGAATGGCGATGGCTTGCTGGGGTTGGAGGACTTCTTAAGGCTTGTGGAAGGaggggaagaggaagagaaggtgAATGACTTGAGGGAGGCGTTTAAGATGTATGAGATGGATGGTTGTGGGTCTATAACACCCAAGAGTCTTAGGAGGATGCTTAGCAGATTGGGTGAGTCCAAGAGTATTGATGAGTGTACAACCATGATTGCTCAATTTGATCTCAATGGTGATGGGGTCCTCAACTTTGATGAGTTTAGGACCATGATGTTGTGA
- the LOC133861781 gene encoding protein LYK2 — translation MAMALINELQLRALVSFICLFVSVLGQNLLSCDTKSPDASGFQCNGSSSQDQCGTFAILRANSYYSSLFNLSFYLGIDRFAFAEANGFSVETEYLPKGQPFLIPIDCKCKGGFSRAELTKTTIKGESFYGIAESLEGLTTCKAIQEKNPGVSPWGLGDKVKLLIPLRCACPSSATRPKTRFLLSYPVSEGDTISNLAIKFNATPEAIILANNKSLHNFRPEGILPLTSLLIPINGEPNLRFPATSIPVIRPHKKKSKMWSTGLYIAVSIVAAGVSIAIAAAFVVILLKKKKQNPSKGIDVELQQLSLSVRTTSDKKVSFEGSQDPLDGQIMDATPRKMLVETYTVEELRRATEDFNSSNQIEGPVYHGRLNGKNLVIKRMQPETVSKIELGLFHAAIHNHPNILRLLGTCLTENPDSFLVFEYAENGSLKDWLHGGLAMKNQFIASCFCFLTWGQRLRICLDVAMALHYMHHVMNPSYVHRNVKSRNIFLDEDFNAKIGNFGMARCIEDDTEDPQFYSTKPASWSWGYLAPEYVHQGVVSPSIDIFAYGVVLLEVLSGQTPITKPNEKGEGSVWLSEKIKSILQSEDADELREWMDRSLAENYSFDAAVTLANLARACVEEDPSLRPSAGEAVEKLSRLVQELPEAEDMLMCESSSKPLVKASTNSL, via the coding sequence ATGGCCATGGCTCTAATCAATGAGCTCCAATTGAGAGCTTTGGTCTCATTCATTTGCCTGTTTGTCTCTGTACTTGGACAGAACCTGCTAAGTTGTGATACTAAATCTCCTGATGCTTCTGGTTTCCAGTGCAATGGAAGCTCATCACAAGATCAGTGCGGGACATTTGCAATTCTGCGTGCCAATTCCTACTACTCGTCTCTTTTCAACCTGAGCTTTTACTTGGGCATCGACCGTTTTGCGTTTGCAGAAGCAAATGGGTTTTCTGTAGAGACAGAATACCTTCCAAAAGGCCAGCCTTTCTTGATACCAATTGATTGCAAATGCAAAGGTGGTTTCTCACGGGCTGAGTTAACAAAAACTACCATAAAGGGAGAGAGCTTTTATGGCATTGCTGAATCGCTGGAGGGCTTGACAACCTGCAAAGCCATCCAAGAGAAGAACCCGGGAGTCTCACCATGGGGGCTTGGTGATAAAGTTAAGCTACTGATCCCACTCAGATGTGCCTGTCCTTCATCTGCAACACGTCCAAAAACTAGATTTTTGCTGTCTTATCCGGTAAGTGAAGGCGATACAATTTCTAACTTGGCCATTAAGTTTAATGCTACCCCAGAAGCTATAATTCTTGCAAATAACAAATCATTACATAACTTTAGACCAGAAGGCATACTACCTCTTACCTCTCTTCTTATTCCAATCAATGGTGAGCCCAATTTACGTTTTCCAGCAACCAGTATCCCTGTAATTAGACCTCACAAGAAGAAGTCCAAAATGTGGAGTACTGGTTTATATATTGCAGTTAGCATTGTTGCAGCTGGAGTGAGCATTGCTATTGCAGCAGCCTTTGTGGTGATcctgctgaagaagaagaaacaaaatccCAGCAAGGGAATAGATGTGGAGTTACAACAGCTTAGTCTCAGTGTGAGAACAACAAGTGACAAGAAAGTCTCATTTGAGGGATCTCAGGATCCTCTCGATGGTCAAATCATGGATGCTACACCCCGTAAGATGCTGGTTGAGACGTATACTGTTGAGGAGCTAAGAAGAGCAACGGAAGACTTCAATTCAAGTAATCAAATTGAGGGACCTGTCTATCACGGTCGTCTCAATGGGAAGAACCTGGTTATAAAGCGCATGCAGCCAGAAACAGTCTCAAAGATTGAGCTTGGGCTTTTCCATGCTGCAATTCACAATCACCCCAACATACTTAGGCTTCTAGGGACATGTTTGACAGAGAATCCTGATTCATTTTTGGTGTTTGAGTATGCCGAAAATGGGTCCTTGAAAGATTGGCTTCATGGTGGGTTGGCCATGAAGAACCAATTCATTGCCTCCTGCTTTTGTTTCTTGACATGGGGTCAACGGCTGAGGATCTGTCTCGATGTAGCCATGGCCTTACACTACATGCACCACGTGATGAACCCGAGCTATGTTCATAGAAATGTGAAGAGTCGGAACATCTTCTTAGATGAAGATTTCAATGCAAAAATCGGGAACTTTGGCATGGCAAGATGCATTGAAGATGATACAGAGGATCCACAATTTTATTCAACCAAACCTGCCTCATGGAGTTGGGGATATTTGGCTCCTGAATATGTTCACCAAGGTGTTGTTTCCCCAAGCATTGATATTTTCGCGTATGGAGTGGTTTTGCTGGAGGTTTTATCAGGTCAAACGCCAATAACCAAGCCAAATGAGAAGGGAGAAGGGAGTGTTTGGCTTTCTGAGAAAATCAAGTCCATATTGCAGTCAGAAGATGCAGATGAGCTAAGGGAATGGATGGACAGATCATTGGCCGAGAACTATTCCTTTGATGCGGCTGTCACATTGGCCAATCTTGCAAGAGCTTGTGTAGAGGAAGACCCTTCATTGAGACCAAGCGCCGGAGAGGCTGTTGAGAAATTATCAAGATTGGTGCAAGAATTACCAGAAGCAGAGGATATGTTAATGTGTGAAAGCTCTTCCAAACCTTTAGTGAAGGCATCAACAAACAGTCTGTGA
- the LOC133860008 gene encoding uncharacterized protein At3g27210 — MGSCVSVHRSSDSAMKLRLSFASKDDKLVIPPSPIKETPTNGIIINNNNNNNNVVAVKSQQSPFRSGASFGGYGSTEETFFDSQAWLESDCEDDYFSVNGDFTPSRGNTPVHHNLSVGTPRVNKTHFEDRSPGSIPVTSPTDKKKKLSELFRESSRHDQDVDDLNTSGNQNIANGNMQARPTVLDLPPKSAHGTPYRTNSVCSSEWTANGDHPLTEKEKPIKSVQCCLPSLISCRTFSERKKKMDPAIAVDDQPTPLDSGTR, encoded by the exons ATGGGTTCGTGTGTATCGGTGCATAGGAGCTCTGACTCCGCCATGAAACTCAGATTATCGTTTGCGTCCAAAGACGACAAGCTCGTCATCCCACCCTCACCCATCAAGGAAACTCCGACCAATGGgatcatcatcaacaacaacaacaacaacaacaacgttGTGGCTGTTAAGTCTCAGCAGTCGCCTTTTCGGTCAGGCGCTAGTTTTGGAGGATACG GTAGCACAGAGGAAACCTTTTTTGATTCCCAAGCCTGGTTAGAGTCAGATTGCGAGGATGATTATTTTAGTGTCAATGGTG ATTTTACCCCCTCCCGTGGCAACACTCCAGTCCATCATAATCTCTCTGTCGGGACCCCTAGAGTCAACAAGACCCATTTTGAGGACAGAAGTCCTGGTTCCATACCTGTAACATCCCCAACagataagaaaaagaaactgtCTGAACTTTTCCGAGAGAGCAGCAGACATGACCAAGATGTCGACGACCTAAATACCTCCGGCAACCAGAACATAGCCAACGGAAACATGCAAGCTCGACCAACCGTACTTGACCTCCCTCCAAAGTCAGCACATGGCACCCCTTATCGGACTAATTCTGTATGTAGTAGTGAATGGACTGCTAATGGAGATCACCCCTTAACAGAGAAGGAAAAACCAATCAAGTCTGTGCAGTGTTGTCTTCCAAGCTTGATTTCATGCCGTACCTTTAgtgagaggaagaagaagatggaccCTGCTATAGCTGTAGATGATCAACCAACACCTCTGGACTCTGGTACAAGATAG
- the LOC133860610 gene encoding uncharacterized protein LOC133860610 gives MKIDLMKAYDSVNWDFIIHCLSCFGFPLRFINWVKECITSPHFSISINGTLVGYFKGAKGLRQRDPLSPYLFVIAMEVFSRIMGELTGFDPGFKFHPRCSNLQLTHLCFADDMLIFSEVNSSSIEVVKAALLEFEKLSGLKANPSKSSLFCAGISSRMKTILLDELLMEEGKLPVRYLGVPLVSSKFSAMDCRVLIEKITSRIGFWTSRQLSFAGRLQLISSVLYGLQVYWTGIFILPKSVLKDISQKFNRFLWNGKDCDSVKAKVAWGDICFPKSEGGLGLKCVETWNISSMMRHIWSLFAKSGSIWVA, from the coding sequence ATGAAGATTGATTTGATGAAGGCGTATGATTCAGTCAATTGGGATTTTATTATTCATTGCCTATCTTGTTTTGGTTTTCCTTTGAGATTCATAAATTGGGTTAAAGAGTGCATTACATCCCCTCATTTCTCCATTTCTATAAATGGCACCTTGGTTGGCTATTTTAAGGGGGCTAAAGGTTTGCGGCAAAGGGATCCCCTTTCCCCGTACTTGTTTGTCATTGCCATGGAGGTGTTTTCTAGAATCATGGGGGAGCTAACTGGTTTTGATCCTGGCTTTAAGTTTCACCCCAGGTGCTCTAATTTGCAGCTCACGCATTTATGCTTTGCTGATGATATGTTGATTTTTTCTGAGGTGAATAGTTCTTCCATCGAGGTTGTTAAGGCAGCTCTTCTAGAATTTGAGAAGCTGTCTGGCTTGAAAGCTAATCCCTCAAAGAGTTCTCTCTTTTGTGCTGGTATTTCCTCTAGAATGAAGACTATCTTATTGGATGAGTTGCTGATGGAGGAAGGTAAGCTACCGGTTCGGTATCTTGGAGTTCCTTTAGTTTCTTCCAAGTTTTCTGCTATGGATTGTAGAGTGTTGATAGAAAAGATCACAAGCAGGATTGGGTTTTGGACTTCCAGGCAGCTTTCCTTTGCAGGCAGGTTGCAGTTGATTAGTTCAGTTCTTTATGGCTTACAAGTATATTGGACTGGTATTTTTATTCTGCCTAAGAGTGTTCTGAAGGATATTTCCCAAAAATTTAATAGGTTTTTGTGGAATGGCAAGGATTGTGATTCTGTCAAAGCTAAGGTTGCATGGGGTGATATTTGTTTCCCTAAATCTGAAGGTGGGCTGGGGTTGAAATGCGTAGAAACTTGGAATATTTCTTCCATGATGAGGCATATTTGGTCCTTATTTGCTAAGTCTGGATCTATTTGGGTTGCTTGA
- the LOC133860009 gene encoding triacylglycerol lipase 2-like isoform X1: MAVSGLLGLAAWGFCVLVLAVQPQGAYGLSRGSFGLSKEVVAPPEAGICASSVTVHGYKCQELEVTTQDGYILSLQRIPEGRIGGGENKRPPVLVQHGLLVDGMSWFLNPPEQNLPMILADNGFDVWIANTRGTRFSRRHTSLDPSQPAFWDWTWDELVSFDLPAIFDFVYGQTGQKIDYVGHSLGTLIALASFSEGKLGNQLKSAALLSPIAYLSHMNTALGVVAAKSFVGEITTLFGLAEFYPKGEPVENFLKSLCAYPGVDCYDLSSAITGKNCCLNSSTIDLFLMNEPQSTSTKNMVHLAQTVRDGVVAKYNYGWPVNVMHYGEARPPVYKLSNIPHDLPLFVSYGGQDALSDVRDVMLLLDNFKFHDEDKLSVQFIKDYAHADFIMGVNAKDVVYNQVVAFFKHQQ, from the exons ATGGCTGTCAGTGGGTtgttgggtttggctgcctggGGCTTCTGCGTCCTAGTCCTGGCAGTGCAGCCTCAAGGAGCGTACGGCTTGAGTCGTGGTTCTTTTGGCTTAAGCAAAGAAGTTGTAGCTCCACCGGAGGCTGGTATTTGCGCATCTTCGGTGACTGTACATGGTTACAAATGCCAGGAGCTCGAA GTGACAACCCAAGATGGGTATATTCTAAGCCTGCAAAGAATTCCAGAAGGTCGTATCGGTGGTGGCGAGAATAAGCGACCGCCAGTCTTAGTACAGCATGGTCTTCTTGTG GATGGAATGTCATGGTTTCTGAATCCTCCGGAACAAAATCTACCGATGATTTTAGCTGACAATGGATTTGACGTGTGGATCGCTAACACTAGAGGGACCAGATTTAGCCGAAGACATACCTCCTTGGACCCCAGCCAACCg GCTTTCTGGGATTGGACGTGGGATGAATTGGTGTCCTTTGATCTACCAGCTATTTTTGACTTTGTGTATGGCCAAACAGGGCAGAAGATTGACTACGTGGGCCATTCCCTG GGGACTTTGATAGCTTTAGCATCCTTCTCAGAGGGTAAACTGGGGAACCAGCTGAAATCAGCAGCATTGTTGAGTCCCATTGCTTATTTGAGCCATATGAACACTGCACTCGGCGTTGTTGCTGCCAAATCCTTTGTTGGTGAG ATCACCACGCTATTTGGTCTTGCAGAGTTTTATCCAAAAGG GGAACCTGTAGAAAACTTTCTCAAGTCTCTATGTGCTTATCCGGGGGTTGACTGCTATGACTTATCAAGCGCAATTACTG GCAAAAATTGTTGTCTTAATTCCTCCACTATCGATCTCTTCCTGATGAATGAACCACAGTCGACATCAACCAAGAACATGGTACACCTTGCCCAGA CGGTTAGAGATGGCGTTGTGGCAAAATACAACTATGGGTGGCCTGTCAATGTGATGCATTATGGGGAAGCCAGGCCACCGGTTTATAAGCTCTCTAACATTCCCCATGACCTTCCTCTCTTCGTTAGCTATGGTGGCCAAGATGCACTCTCTGATGTTCGAGATGTTATGCTTTTACTTGATAATTTTAAGTTCCACGATGAAGACAAGCTCTCAGTTCAGTTCATCAAGGATTATGCTCACGCAGATTTCATCATGGGGGTGAATGCCAAGGATGTAGTGTACAATCAAGTGGTCGCATTTTTCAAGCATCAACAATAA
- the LOC133860009 gene encoding triacylglycerol lipase 2-like isoform X2, with protein sequence MAVSGLLGLAAWGFCVLVLAVQPQGAYGLSRGSFGLSKEVVAPPEAGICASSVTVHGYKCQELEVTTQDGYILSLQRIPEGRIGGGENKRPPVLVQHGLLVDGMSWFLNPPEQNLPMILADNGFDVWIANTRGTRFSRRHTSLDPSQPAFWDWTWDELVSFDLPAIFDFVYGQTGQKIDYVGHSLGTLIALASFSEGKLGNQLKSAALLSPIAYLSHMNTALGVVAAKSFVGEITTLFGLAEFYPKGEPVENFLKSLCAYPGVDCYDLSSAITGKNCCLNSSTIDLFLMNEPQSTSTKNMVHLAQSNG encoded by the exons ATGGCTGTCAGTGGGTtgttgggtttggctgcctggGGCTTCTGCGTCCTAGTCCTGGCAGTGCAGCCTCAAGGAGCGTACGGCTTGAGTCGTGGTTCTTTTGGCTTAAGCAAAGAAGTTGTAGCTCCACCGGAGGCTGGTATTTGCGCATCTTCGGTGACTGTACATGGTTACAAATGCCAGGAGCTCGAA GTGACAACCCAAGATGGGTATATTCTAAGCCTGCAAAGAATTCCAGAAGGTCGTATCGGTGGTGGCGAGAATAAGCGACCGCCAGTCTTAGTACAGCATGGTCTTCTTGTG GATGGAATGTCATGGTTTCTGAATCCTCCGGAACAAAATCTACCGATGATTTTAGCTGACAATGGATTTGACGTGTGGATCGCTAACACTAGAGGGACCAGATTTAGCCGAAGACATACCTCCTTGGACCCCAGCCAACCg GCTTTCTGGGATTGGACGTGGGATGAATTGGTGTCCTTTGATCTACCAGCTATTTTTGACTTTGTGTATGGCCAAACAGGGCAGAAGATTGACTACGTGGGCCATTCCCTG GGGACTTTGATAGCTTTAGCATCCTTCTCAGAGGGTAAACTGGGGAACCAGCTGAAATCAGCAGCATTGTTGAGTCCCATTGCTTATTTGAGCCATATGAACACTGCACTCGGCGTTGTTGCTGCCAAATCCTTTGTTGGTGAG ATCACCACGCTATTTGGTCTTGCAGAGTTTTATCCAAAAGG GGAACCTGTAGAAAACTTTCTCAAGTCTCTATGTGCTTATCCGGGGGTTGACTGCTATGACTTATCAAGCGCAATTACTG GCAAAAATTGTTGTCTTAATTCCTCCACTATCGATCTCTTCCTGATGAATGAACCACAGTCGACATCAACCAAGAACATGGTACACCTTGCCCAGAGTAA CGGTTAG